In Holophagaceae bacterium, one DNA window encodes the following:
- a CDS encoding DNA polymerase III subunit alpha, producing MSFALGISDFSIGEGIYRPEQLLRVAQRLGYSDLVLWDRGLQGYPKLREELEWILETQRPAVLSGAGGQAAEEMGSGGAGFRIHIGCRFRWRDHDYGALPFTDAGYAALNRLLTTQAHEPRRLKGEPTPESCRAEEPPGGCVLLADDLAGLDALLREGLYASLLAHPRRAVEARRALEAGLPVVAPQVLRFRSEAGLGLHRLKRAIAQQSTVPRTEPLWDLRDAAVPRGEWEARFPFAEPAVGLATDALLERISGWKIHWGAWVTAGPLGLDGASLDAVLRERVQAGIRVRYPELQGIHESRMEHELALIREKGFASYFLLVQDLVNALKPRLPTRTCGRGSGAASLVSYALELSNVDPVGTNLMFERFLTRERTDPPDMDIDFAWDERDEVILRVFERYGRDRVAMVANHAFYKDRSALRAVAMAHGRPEAELKQLARYVRGWEGGLDHAAENPAWTEILRQAAALEGHFCQFSVHPGGIVVSPGPLWEHAAFQPAPAKEGVSTTSWDKDGVENYGLVKIDLLGNRSLAVIRDAYSVLGNRVPEHIGPHSREDPETQALLARGDSIGVFYVESPAMRQLQQRVKKGDFETLVIHSSLIRPAAYRWVDRYVKRARGEEEFIPSDPVFERLLSDSFGVLIYQEDVIKVCVELAGWSHFEADQLRKALGKPGSERKLPRFQQRFFDGCAARGVKQAVALEAWDMINTFRGYSFCKPHSASYAQVSFESAWLKAHHPAVFFASVITNQGGFYPACAYLGDARRHRLAVRGPDANASLWRFSAEGEQGLRVGLMQVQGALEPEVKALLEERERNGPFADLDDLLGRARLSIPTAEALASGGAFDLWATDGDRTRLLWARLGGVPPGVRPRPTDPFERAELEWEILGLSLEIHPAVLARLRKGSGQHRAADVQKPGRTLHFWALVVAEKRVWTEKGDSMQFITFEDETALCEAVAFPDVFARRKRPFRVGDIIPVRGRSVRQDGLPVLEVLP from the coding sequence ATGAGCTTCGCCCTCGGCATCTCCGATTTCTCCATCGGGGAAGGCATCTACCGGCCTGAGCAGTTGCTGCGGGTGGCGCAGCGCCTGGGCTATAGCGATCTGGTCCTGTGGGACCGGGGGCTGCAGGGCTATCCCAAGCTGCGGGAGGAGCTGGAATGGATCCTGGAAACGCAGCGCCCCGCCGTCCTTTCCGGAGCCGGCGGCCAGGCTGCCGAAGAGATGGGCTCGGGCGGAGCAGGCTTCCGCATCCACATCGGCTGCCGCTTCCGCTGGCGGGATCACGACTATGGCGCCCTGCCCTTCACGGACGCGGGCTACGCGGCCCTGAACCGCCTGCTCACGACCCAGGCCCACGAGCCCCGGCGATTGAAGGGCGAACCCACCCCCGAGAGCTGCCGCGCCGAGGAGCCCCCCGGCGGCTGCGTGCTGCTGGCCGATGATCTGGCTGGCCTCGACGCGCTGCTGCGGGAAGGCCTCTACGCCTCGCTGCTGGCCCATCCGCGCCGGGCGGTGGAAGCGCGGCGGGCCCTGGAGGCGGGCCTCCCGGTGGTGGCGCCACAAGTCCTGCGCTTCCGCAGCGAGGCGGGGCTCGGCCTGCACCGCCTCAAGCGCGCCATCGCGCAGCAAAGCACCGTGCCGCGCACGGAGCCCCTGTGGGATCTGCGGGACGCCGCCGTGCCCCGCGGGGAATGGGAGGCCCGGTTTCCTTTCGCCGAACCCGCCGTGGGGCTGGCCACGGACGCGCTGCTGGAGCGGATCTCGGGCTGGAAGATCCATTGGGGGGCCTGGGTCACGGCGGGACCCCTGGGGCTCGACGGCGCGTCCCTGGACGCGGTTCTGCGGGAACGCGTGCAGGCGGGCATCCGCGTGCGCTATCCGGAGCTGCAAGGCATCCACGAAAGCCGCATGGAGCATGAACTCGCGCTCATCCGGGAGAAGGGGTTCGCCAGCTATTTCCTGCTGGTGCAGGACCTCGTGAATGCCCTGAAACCAAGGCTTCCCACGCGCACTTGCGGCCGGGGCAGCGGCGCGGCGAGCCTCGTGAGCTACGCCCTGGAACTGAGCAACGTGGATCCCGTGGGCACCAACCTGATGTTCGAGCGCTTCCTCACACGCGAGCGCACGGACCCGCCGGACATGGACATCGACTTCGCCTGGGACGAGCGGGACGAGGTCATCCTGCGGGTCTTCGAGCGCTACGGCCGCGACCGCGTGGCCATGGTGGCCAACCACGCCTTCTACAAGGACCGCTCCGCCCTGCGCGCCGTGGCCATGGCCCACGGGCGGCCTGAAGCTGAATTGAAGCAGCTGGCGCGCTATGTCCGCGGCTGGGAGGGCGGCCTGGACCACGCGGCGGAAAATCCGGCCTGGACCGAGATCCTGCGGCAGGCCGCGGCGCTGGAGGGCCACTTCTGCCAGTTCTCCGTGCATCCCGGCGGCATCGTGGTGAGCCCCGGCCCGCTGTGGGAGCACGCGGCCTTCCAGCCGGCCCCCGCGAAGGAGGGCGTCAGCACCACCTCCTGGGACAAGGATGGCGTGGAGAACTACGGCCTGGTGAAGATCGACCTGCTGGGGAACCGCAGCCTGGCGGTCATCCGCGACGCCTACAGCGTGCTTGGAAACCGCGTACCCGAGCACATCGGCCCCCACTCGCGGGAGGATCCGGAAACGCAGGCGCTGCTGGCCCGGGGCGACAGCATCGGCGTCTTCTACGTGGAGAGCCCCGCCATGCGCCAGCTCCAGCAGCGGGTGAAGAAGGGCGACTTCGAGACGCTGGTGATCCACAGCTCGCTCATCCGGCCGGCGGCCTACCGCTGGGTGGACCGCTACGTGAAGCGGGCCCGCGGCGAAGAGGAATTCATCCCTTCGGATCCAGTCTTCGAGCGCCTGCTGTCGGACAGTTTCGGCGTGCTCATCTACCAGGAGGACGTCATCAAGGTCTGCGTGGAGCTGGCGGGCTGGAGCCACTTCGAGGCGGACCAGCTCCGCAAGGCCCTGGGCAAGCCCGGCAGCGAGCGGAAGCTGCCGCGGTTCCAGCAGCGTTTCTTTGACGGCTGCGCGGCGCGGGGCGTGAAGCAGGCCGTGGCCCTTGAAGCCTGGGACATGATCAACACCTTCCGCGGCTACTCTTTCTGCAAGCCGCACTCCGCCAGCTATGCGCAGGTGAGCTTCGAGAGCGCCTGGCTGAAGGCCCACCACCCGGCGGTCTTCTTCGCCTCGGTCATCACCAACCAGGGCGGCTTCTATCCCGCCTGCGCCTACCTGGGGGACGCGCGGCGCCACCGCCTCGCCGTGCGCGGGCCCGATGCCAACGCCTCGCTGTGGCGCTTCAGCGCCGAAGGCGAACAGGGCCTGCGGGTGGGGCTCATGCAGGTGCAGGGCGCGCTGGAGCCGGAAGTGAAGGCGCTGCTGGAGGAGCGCGAGAGGAACGGCCCTTTCGCGGATCTCGACGATCTGCTGGGGCGTGCGCGCCTGTCCATCCCCACGGCGGAAGCCCTGGCCAGCGGCGGCGCCTTCGATCTGTGGGCAACCGACGGCGACCGCACACGGCTGCTCTGGGCGCGGCTCGGCGGCGTTCCGCCCGGCGTGCGGCCCCGGCCCACGGATCCCTTCGAGCGGGCGGAACTGGAGTGGGAAATCCTTGGCCTCAGCCTGGAAATCCACCCGGCGGTGCTGGCGCGGCTCCGCAAAGGCAGCGGCCAACACCGCGCCGCGGACGTCCAGAAGCCCGGCCGCACGCTGCATTTCTGGGCCCTGGTGGTGGCGGAAAAGCGGGTGTGGACCGAGAAGGGCGATTCCATGCAGTTCATCACCTTCGAGGACGAGACCGCCCTCTGCGAAGCCGTGGCCTTCCCCGACGTCTTCGCCCGCCGCAAGCGGCCCTTCCGGGTGGGCGACATCATCCCTGTGCGAGGCAGGAGCGTGCGGCAGGACGGGCTCCCGGTGCTGGAAGTGCTGCCGTGA
- a CDS encoding DUF512 domain-containing protein — protein sequence MAQRGVLVISVEPGSLAEGAGIRAGDTLLEINGEKVLDQLNYQFLMSQRDDTELRLERPDKSIYQVSAENGGDGIGLDLAQDEVKICKQNCVFCFVHQMPKGYRKSLYLKDEDIRLSFLYGHFSTLSSSDDAELARIVRERLSPIHVSVHCTDPEVRVKVVGNPREGDILRKIDRLLEGGIDVHTQAVIAPGLNDEWVWEKTLRELWERRAYQTNGPWAGKGGVLSLSCVPVGLTAHREGLPDVQNVSDEYAKAWVTRWTKEARRYADANEGEPWLLLADEWFTRGKVQVPGREFYSQSWAQLENGVGLVRKFLEHTRRFIKSDKAKRFQGRKALLLTGSSFAPILNHALAQLNREVGSRLRAVAVRNNDFGESVTVAGLLTGRDLMYAAHADRDAKGPVEAVVVPSASLRTHTGPTDQYTLHGVSVSRVEGTFLDDMTLDQLTADLQTPVVPSGANLSQLLDHLEAAERSAGFSGRDLQKVFHQAGLNLPQGAYNP from the coding sequence ATGGCGCAGCGCGGCGTATTGGTGATTTCGGTGGAGCCGGGGAGCTTGGCCGAAGGCGCCGGGATCCGGGCCGGCGACACGCTGCTGGAGATCAACGGCGAAAAGGTGCTGGACCAGCTCAATTACCAATTCCTGATGAGCCAGAGGGACGACACGGAGCTGCGCCTGGAGCGGCCCGACAAGAGCATCTACCAGGTCTCCGCCGAGAACGGCGGCGACGGCATCGGCCTGGATCTCGCCCAGGACGAGGTGAAGATCTGCAAGCAGAACTGCGTGTTCTGCTTCGTGCATCAAATGCCCAAGGGCTACCGCAAGAGCCTCTACTTGAAGGACGAGGACATCCGCCTGTCCTTCCTCTACGGCCATTTCAGCACCCTTTCCAGCAGCGATGACGCGGAGCTTGCCCGCATCGTGCGGGAGCGGCTTTCGCCCATCCACGTATCGGTCCACTGCACGGATCCCGAGGTGCGCGTGAAGGTGGTGGGCAACCCGCGGGAAGGCGACATCCTGCGCAAGATCGACCGCCTGCTGGAGGGCGGCATTGACGTGCATACCCAGGCTGTCATCGCGCCGGGGCTCAATGACGAATGGGTGTGGGAAAAGACGCTCCGTGAATTGTGGGAGCGCCGAGCCTACCAGACCAATGGCCCGTGGGCGGGCAAGGGCGGCGTGCTGAGCCTTTCCTGCGTGCCTGTGGGGCTCACGGCCCACCGCGAGGGCCTGCCAGACGTGCAGAATGTGAGCGATGAATATGCGAAGGCCTGGGTGACGCGTTGGACGAAAGAAGCGCGGCGCTACGCGGACGCCAACGAAGGCGAACCCTGGCTCCTGTTGGCGGACGAGTGGTTCACGCGCGGAAAGGTCCAGGTGCCGGGGCGCGAATTCTACAGCCAGTCCTGGGCGCAGCTTGAGAATGGCGTCGGACTGGTCCGCAAATTCCTGGAACACACCCGGCGCTTCATCAAGAGCGATAAGGCGAAGCGGTTCCAAGGCCGCAAGGCGCTATTGCTCACGGGCTCCAGCTTCGCGCCCATCCTCAACCATGCGCTTGCGCAGTTGAACCGCGAAGTGGGCAGTCGGCTCCGGGCCGTGGCCGTGCGCAACAACGATTTCGGCGAAAGCGTCACTGTGGCGGGACTCTTGACTGGCCGCGACCTCATGTACGCCGCCCACGCGGATCGCGATGCCAAGGGCCCCGTGGAGGCCGTGGTGGTGCCCAGCGCCAGCCTGCGCACCCACACCGGCCCTACGGACCAGTACACGCTGCACGGCGTCAGCGTGTCACGGGTCGAAGGCACCTTCCTGGATGACATGACCCTGGACCAGTTGACAGCCGATCTGCAGACCCCGGTGGTGCCCAGCGGCGCCAACCTCTCGCAATTGCTGGACCACCTGGAGGCGGCCGAGCGGTCGGCCGGATTCAGCGGCAGGGATCTGCAAAAAGTCTTCCACCAGGCTGGCCTGAACCTCCCCCAGGGCGCCTACAACCCCTGA
- a CDS encoding biopolymer transporter ExbD: MQAASQVRRVAEINVTPLIDIVLVLLIVFIVMVPMTGRHHPVAVPATVPGSSRSPNFPVITIARNGSCTFQGEPVTSEQLVARLVPEVLRQPRLARRVQLKVDGAVPMHRTTEILDSIRLAGDEARRSTPGYLPEPHDGDKRHEDDIKIAMTMKRPG; the protein is encoded by the coding sequence ATGCAGGCTGCAAGCCAAGTTCGGCGCGTCGCCGAGATCAACGTCACGCCCCTGATCGACATCGTGCTGGTGCTGCTCATCGTCTTCATCGTGATGGTCCCCATGACCGGGCGGCACCATCCCGTGGCGGTTCCGGCCACCGTGCCTGGGAGTTCCAGGTCCCCCAACTTTCCCGTCATCACCATTGCCAGGAATGGGAGCTGCACTTTCCAGGGTGAGCCGGTCACTTCGGAGCAGCTCGTGGCCCGCCTCGTGCCGGAGGTGCTGCGCCAGCCGAGGCTGGCCCGGCGTGTCCAGCTCAAGGTGGATGGGGCCGTGCCCATGCACCGCACCACGGAGATCCTGGATTCGATCCGCCTGGCGGGAGACGAGGCTCGGCGCAGCACGCCTGGGTACCTCCCGGAACCGCATGATGGCGACAAACGGCACGAGGATGACATCAAGATCGCCATGACCATGAAGCGGCCGGGCTGA
- a CDS encoding biopolymer transporter ExbD codes for MDAGGPKGQAKSDINVTPLIDIVLVLLIVFIVMVPGLTKAQNVTVPQVVVAPPPTTQPLNPPLVVSIDKEGNYMLQSDKIKLDELADKIQAAAGLQERNSRKVYLKVDEEMPFGKAVDAMDQIRLAGDRLKVESVKKFADGTDGGDIKVSISIKRRA; via the coding sequence ATGGACGCTGGTGGACCAAAAGGCCAAGCCAAATCCGATATCAACGTCACCCCGCTCATCGACATCGTGCTGGTGCTGCTGATCGTGTTCATCGTCATGGTGCCGGGCCTCACCAAGGCCCAGAACGTCACGGTGCCCCAGGTGGTCGTGGCGCCTCCCCCCACGACACAGCCCTTGAATCCGCCCCTGGTCGTTTCCATCGACAAGGAGGGGAACTACATGCTGCAGAGCGATAAGATCAAGCTCGATGAGCTGGCGGACAAGATCCAGGCGGCCGCAGGGCTGCAGGAGCGCAATTCCCGGAAGGTCTACCTGAAAGTCGATGAGGAGATGCCTTTCGGAAAAGCTGTTGACGCCATGGACCAGATCCGCCTCGCCGGTGACCGGCTCAAGGTCGAATCCGTGAAGAAATTCGCGGATGGAACCGATGGCGGGGACATTAAAGTGTCTATTTCGATCAAGCGCCGCGCCTGA
- a CDS encoding biopolymer transporter ExbD — protein sequence MDVGGKKGGVKSDINVTPLVDIVLVLLIIFIVITPAVNDSVSLPLAKHSPKVEKNTGEKYLQITFQAKKDAAGDYGPGNIIIDDSAAKDTVFKINDAASRQLLVDYVTKSTSALSYRRVFVKADRNLPYAAVDKLFQACREGGADEASIVTAEEKESKENKEGGK from the coding sequence ATGGATGTAGGTGGCAAGAAGGGTGGTGTCAAATCCGACATCAACGTCACTCCCTTGGTGGACATCGTGCTCGTGCTGTTGATCATCTTCATCGTGATCACGCCGGCGGTGAACGACAGCGTCAGCCTGCCGCTCGCCAAGCACAGCCCAAAGGTGGAGAAGAACACAGGCGAGAAGTACCTGCAGATCACGTTCCAGGCCAAGAAGGATGCGGCTGGCGACTACGGCCCGGGCAACATCATCATCGATGACTCCGCGGCCAAGGACACCGTCTTCAAGATCAACGACGCGGCTTCAAGGCAGCTTCTGGTGGATTACGTGACCAAGAGCACCTCCGCGCTTTCATACCGCCGGGTCTTCGTGAAGGCGGACCGCAATCTTCCCTACGCGGCCGTGGACAAGCTCTTCCAGGCCTGCCGCGAGGGCGGGGCCGACGAGGCGTCCATCGTCACGGCCGAGGAAAAAGAGAGCAAAGAAAACAAGGAAGGGGGTAAGTAA
- a CDS encoding MotA/TolQ/ExbB proton channel family protein has translation MNLLNFLNFGLQETAHAGGFGPADIWASASFPNKVIIVILFLLLALQIYTAIERAVMYRQSNSASDKFLKLFMDTLRRGDFEAAKRAATTHNKSHVALVLKHGLDIFQYEKQLKAMNSNHDVIQPVERAITRGTAEVHELLKKGMNSLATIGALSPFIGLLGTVIGIIKVFSDLKTKGAGDINALAGSIGEALATTALGLIVAIPAVWMYNLLTNKQDQVITHINNSASQMIDEFIRRESQA, from the coding sequence ATGAACCTCCTCAACTTCCTGAATTTCGGCCTCCAAGAAACCGCCCACGCAGGTGGCTTCGGCCCCGCCGACATCTGGGCCTCGGCCTCCTTCCCGAACAAGGTCATCATCGTGATCCTGTTCCTCCTGCTGGCCCTGCAGATCTACACCGCCATCGAGCGGGCCGTGATGTACCGCCAGAGCAACTCGGCTTCGGACAAGTTCCTCAAGCTCTTCATGGACACCCTCCGCCGCGGCGACTTCGAGGCCGCCAAGCGCGCCGCCACCACCCACAACAAGAGCCATGTCGCCCTGGTGCTCAAGCACGGCCTGGACATCTTCCAGTACGAGAAGCAGCTTAAGGCCATGAACTCCAACCACGACGTGATCCAGCCCGTCGAGCGCGCCATCACCCGCGGCACCGCGGAAGTCCACGAACTGCTCAAGAAGGGCATGAACTCGCTGGCCACCATCGGCGCGCTGTCCCCCTTCATCGGCCTTCTGGGAACCGTCATCGGCATCATCAAGGTCTTCAGCGACCTGAAGACCAAGGGCGCCGGCGACATCAATGCCCTGGCCGGTTCCATCGGCGAGGCCCTGGCCACCACTGCGCTGGGCCTCATCGTCGCCATCCCGGCCGTGTGGATGTACAACCTGCTGACCAACAAGCAGGACCAGGTCATCACCCACATCAACAACTCCGCATCCCAGATGATCGACGAGTTCATCCGCCGCGAGAGCCAGGCCTGA
- a CDS encoding TonB family protein, which translates to MSKDSKPASTPAAKPETLEDAVYKSSLSAGHSEVQRASPLVTIPLTLVTYAFFGGGAVYLASQTKAGQAIKKSIADVMLDPEDAPPPPPPPPPPPPPAVIVSKAEAKEEKPVDPKLDVVPDTPKELPKEDRSSKVSGTVGQVVGQAGGVVGGVVGGVVGGVVGGTGKVMEVDFSSVKVRYQPPILQYPPLAKMAKIQGTVVVEITIKPDGTPNEAVAKEGPIQLRKAAEDYAMQWKFEPQKENGVAQFSRFKLNIVFRLR; encoded by the coding sequence ATGAGCAAAGATTCCAAACCTGCGTCCACCCCGGCTGCCAAGCCGGAGACGCTGGAGGATGCGGTCTACAAATCATCGCTGTCCGCTGGCCATTCCGAAGTCCAGCGAGCCAGCCCGCTGGTGACCATCCCCCTAACCCTTGTCACCTACGCTTTCTTCGGTGGTGGGGCGGTCTATCTGGCTTCCCAGACCAAAGCGGGGCAGGCCATCAAGAAGTCCATCGCCGACGTGATGCTGGACCCCGAGGACGCGCCTCCTCCTCCTCCGCCTCCTCCTCCTCCTCCTCCTCCGGCCGTGATCGTCTCCAAGGCTGAAGCCAAAGAGGAAAAGCCGGTGGATCCCAAGCTCGATGTCGTGCCTGACACTCCGAAGGAGTTGCCGAAGGAAGATCGGTCTTCCAAGGTGAGCGGCACGGTCGGCCAGGTCGTGGGCCAAGCCGGCGGTGTGGTCGGCGGTGTGGTCGGCGGTGTGGTCGGCGGCGTCGTGGGCGGCACCGGCAAGGTCATGGAGGTGGACTTCAGCTCCGTGAAGGTCAGGTACCAGCCACCCATCCTCCAGTACCCGCCCTTGGCGAAGATGGCGAAGATCCAGGGAACGGTCGTAGTGGAGATAACCATCAAGCCCGATGGCACTCCCAACGAGGCTGTGGCGAAAGAAGGCCCCATCCAGCTCCGCAAGGCCGCAGAAGACTACGCCATGCAGTGGAAGTTCGAGCCCCAGAAGGAAAACGGCGTCGCGCAGTTCAGCCGTTTCAAGTTGAACATCGTCTTCCGCCTCCGTTAG
- the tgt gene encoding tRNA guanosine(34) transglycosylase Tgt, producing the protein MSQSANFTFSIEAPSASVTRSKPRAGRFQTSHGEVLTPAFMPVGTQGTVKSITPAQLRDIGPQVILGNTYHLGLRPGDELVARLGGLHRFMGWDGPILTDSGGFQVFSLSSMRKINEEGVAFQSHIDGSSHFLSPERAMEIQANLGSDIVMALDECPPGGMERGPLELSMARTTRWLRRCRDFPLGAHQGLFAINQGSTHLDLRRDHLQQILEIDADAPFQGFAVGGLSVGEPKMAMNETLSEFVHELPADRPRYLMGVGTPEDLLFGIEQGVDLFDCVLPTREARHGRLLTSRGRLNIKNARHREADIPVDPDCGCYTCRTFSRAYLHHLFRAGELLAFTLNTIHNLSYTVGLTRAARLALLDGRFPAFASAARERWITEEP; encoded by the coding sequence ATGTCACAAAGTGCGAATTTCACTTTTTCCATTGAAGCGCCTTCCGCGTCCGTCACCCGGTCGAAACCTCGGGCTGGAAGATTCCAGACGTCCCATGGCGAGGTCCTCACCCCGGCCTTCATGCCTGTGGGCACCCAGGGAACGGTGAAAAGCATCACGCCTGCGCAGCTCCGCGACATCGGGCCGCAGGTGATTCTCGGCAACACCTACCACCTGGGTCTGAGGCCCGGAGATGAGCTGGTGGCGCGGCTTGGCGGACTGCACCGATTCATGGGCTGGGATGGACCGATCCTGACGGACAGCGGCGGTTTTCAGGTTTTTTCGCTCTCCTCCATGAGGAAAATCAACGAGGAGGGCGTCGCCTTTCAAAGCCATATCGACGGGTCCAGCCATTTCCTCAGCCCCGAACGCGCCATGGAGATTCAAGCAAATCTGGGCTCCGACATCGTCATGGCCCTGGACGAATGCCCGCCGGGCGGCATGGAGCGTGGACCGCTGGAACTGAGCATGGCGCGCACCACCCGTTGGCTCCGCCGCTGCAGGGACTTTCCGCTTGGGGCGCATCAAGGCCTTTTCGCCATCAACCAGGGCAGCACCCACCTGGATCTGCGGCGGGATCACCTGCAGCAGATCCTGGAAATAGATGCCGACGCGCCCTTCCAGGGCTTCGCCGTGGGAGGGCTCAGCGTCGGCGAGCCCAAAATGGCGATGAATGAGACGCTCTCGGAGTTCGTCCATGAGCTTCCCGCGGACCGGCCCCGGTATCTCATGGGCGTGGGCACCCCGGAAGACCTGCTCTTCGGCATCGAGCAGGGCGTGGACCTCTTCGATTGCGTCCTGCCCACCCGCGAAGCCCGGCATGGCAGGCTGCTCACGTCCCGGGGCCGCCTCAACATCAAGAATGCGCGCCACCGCGAGGCGGACATCCCCGTGGATCCGGACTGCGGCTGCTACACCTGCCGCACTTTCTCCAGGGCCTACCTGCATCATCTTTTCAGGGCCGGGGAGCTGCTGGCATTCACGCTCAACACGATCCACAACCTGAGCTACACTGTAGGGCTCACCCGCGCCGCACGCCTGGCCCTGCTGGACGGCCGATTCCCGGCCTTTGCGTCCGCGGCGCGGGAGAGATGGATCACAGAGGAGCCCTGA
- the yajC gene encoding preprotein translocase subunit YajC produces the protein MFEFALLQAAAGGTPPAYMQFLLFGGMAALFYFLLIRPQQKARKEMEARLSKLKSGDEVILSSGLYATIDRVEEKVLWLKLGSVTVKAKRHAVVALASEPDSKSDSPS, from the coding sequence ATGTTTGAATTCGCCCTGCTTCAAGCCGCCGCCGGAGGCACTCCCCCGGCCTACATGCAGTTCCTGTTGTTCGGCGGCATGGCCGCGCTTTTCTACTTCCTTCTGATCCGGCCCCAGCAGAAGGCCCGCAAGGAGATGGAAGCCCGCCTCTCCAAGCTGAAGTCAGGCGACGAAGTGATCCTGAGCTCCGGCCTCTACGCCACCATCGACCGGGTCGAAGAAAAGGTCCTCTGGCTGAAGCTGGGCAGCGTCACCGTGAAGGCCAAGCGCCACGCGGTGGTGGCCCTGGCCTCGGAGCCGGATTCCAAGTCGGATTCGCCGAGTTGA
- the secD gene encoding protein translocase subunit SecD — translation MSKRSLIRLVTTLLICAACGYFFIPLSKVRLGLDLRGGVHFELEVQGHEALEADLRDTRDRISERVQEKSIAGITVKSDTTSVRVDGISPENQAAVTKILAAFGGYSIAEQGAARILTQKDLHQKALKDDANARAQQIIENRINQFGVAEPEITPSGAEGNRIIVELPGVGEAERERIKGLLSTPGRLEVRFLSKKQPNQIPVKTEAEALAALGGQLPEGTELFPELEEEPAVVTNQMKAAIRAAKPGEKKADNVRQWVLLESKVYYEGSAITDASRSQDQFNSNTVNFTLNRDGAEANAKLTEIASNENRQFAFLLDRKVISVLRSEQKIIGSGVEIKGNFTQTQADDLALKLKSGSLRASMKFLEEQSMGPSLGADSIKHGITAAVIGFGAIIIFMVLWYKWSGLNAIVALTVNLIVMLGLLGSFQATITLPGIAGFALTLGIAVDANILIFERIREELDNGRSVAGAIQLGFDKVFWTIVDSHVTQLFAALLLFIFGTGPVKGFAVSLTVGVVASLFTSIYVSRFIYDWILERHPGTKTLSV, via the coding sequence GTGAGCAAACGGTCCCTCATCCGCCTAGTCACAACGCTGCTCATCTGCGCGGCCTGCGGCTATTTCTTCATCCCCCTCTCCAAGGTCCGCCTCGGCCTGGATCTCCGCGGCGGCGTGCACTTCGAGTTGGAAGTCCAGGGCCATGAGGCCCTGGAAGCGGACCTGCGCGACACCAGGGACAGAATTTCGGAGCGGGTCCAGGAAAAATCCATCGCAGGCATCACCGTGAAGTCCGACACGACCTCGGTCCGGGTGGACGGCATCTCCCCGGAAAATCAGGCGGCCGTCACCAAGATCCTGGCCGCTTTCGGCGGCTATTCCATCGCCGAGCAGGGCGCCGCGCGGATCCTCACCCAGAAGGACCTCCACCAGAAGGCCTTGAAGGACGACGCCAACGCGCGCGCGCAGCAGATCATCGAAAACCGCATCAACCAGTTCGGAGTGGCGGAACCGGAGATCACTCCCAGCGGCGCCGAAGGCAACCGGATCATCGTGGAGCTGCCGGGCGTGGGCGAAGCCGAACGCGAACGCATCAAGGGCCTGCTCTCGACGCCGGGGCGCTTGGAAGTCCGCTTCCTCTCCAAGAAGCAGCCCAACCAGATCCCCGTGAAGACCGAAGCCGAGGCGCTCGCGGCGCTAGGCGGGCAGTTGCCCGAGGGCACGGAATTGTTCCCGGAGCTCGAAGAAGAGCCCGCGGTGGTCACCAATCAGATGAAAGCCGCCATCCGCGCCGCCAAGCCCGGAGAGAAGAAGGCCGACAACGTCCGGCAATGGGTGCTGCTGGAGAGCAAGGTCTACTACGAGGGCAGCGCCATCACCGACGCGAGCCGTTCCCAGGACCAGTTCAATTCCAACACCGTCAACTTCACCCTTAATCGCGATGGCGCCGAAGCCAACGCCAAACTCACCGAAATCGCCTCGAACGAAAACCGCCAGTTCGCCTTCCTGCTGGACCGCAAGGTGATCAGCGTCCTGCGCTCGGAACAGAAGATCATCGGCAGCGGCGTGGAGATCAAGGGCAACTTCACCCAGACGCAGGCCGACGACCTCGCCTTGAAACTCAAGAGCGGCTCGCTGCGGGCCTCCATGAAGTTCCTGGAAGAGCAGTCCATGGGCCCCAGCCTCGGCGCGGACTCCATCAAGCACGGCATCACCGCGGCCGTCATCGGCTTCGGCGCGATCATCATCTTCATGGTGCTCTGGTACAAGTGGTCCGGCCTGAACGCCATCGTGGCGCTCACCGTGAACCTCATCGTGATGCTCGGGCTGCTGGGGTCCTTCCAGGCCACGATCACGCTGCCGGGCATCGCCGGATTCGCCCTCACGCTGGGCATCGCCGTGGACGCCAACATCCTGATATTCGAGCGCATCAGGGAAGAACTGGATAACGGGCGGAGCGTGGCCGGCGCCATCCAGCTGGGCTTCGACAAGGTGTTCTGGACCATCGTGGACAGCCACGTGACCCAGCTCTTCGCCGCCCTCCTGCTCTTCATCTTCGGCACGGGCCCGGTGAAGGGCTTCGCCGTGTCCCTGACCGTCGGCGTGGTGGCCTCGCTCTTCACCTCGATCTACGTGAGCCGCTTCATCTATGACTGGATCCTCGAGCGGCATCCAGGCACCAAGACTCTTTCGGTCTAA